TGGGAGCACAAAAAAGCAAACAGAACAATACATCTACGAAGCCATCCAATTCCATCTTGAGGGAATGAAAGAATCCAATATCCCTATTCCTTTAAACCAAACAGAAGCGGGGAATGTGTTTGTGCCGGTTTAAACAGAATCAAAACGCAGTACCTCTGCCAGTGATTCTGCACTAAGCGCCCGATAGAGAAAGCCTTTCAGGTTCATCAAAATGAGTCACTTTTGCATAAACTTAATTTGATCGTCATGGAAGCATTATTGAAAAGAATCACTTTAAATCCTGATATTTGCCATAGCAAACCCACCATCAGGAACATGCGTTATCCTGTAGAGATGATCCTCGATCTGCTCTCCTCAGGAATAACCACACAGGAGATCATCAATGACTATCCTGCCATCGAATCCGACGACATTAAAGCCTGTCTGGCTTATGCATCCAGATTAACCCGGGTCAAATCAATCCACAAAGTTGTCGCATGAAGTTTCGGAATCTCTTTTTCTGATTTCATCAGCAATATCCTGGACGGTCTTACAACTGAAAAGCTCATCCTTTTGTTTGGTATAGTCCCCTTTTCCGGTATTGAACTGATTGAGGAA
The DNA window shown above is from Bacteroidales bacterium and carries:
- a CDS encoding DUF433 domain-containing protein; translation: MEALLKRITLNPDICHSKPTIRNMRYPVEMILDLLSSGITTQEIINDYPAIESDDIKACLAYASRLTRVKSIHKVVA
- a CDS encoding type II toxin-antitoxin system HicB family antitoxin, with amino-acid sequence MRKYLIIIEKTDTGYSAYVPDLPGCIATGSTKKQTEQYIYEAIQFHLEGMKESNIPIPLNQTEAGNVFVPV